The genome window aatattataaatgcgtatgtctaaatggatggatggatcagAAGATCTTAATGAAAAATGACACAAAGatatatagtctggaagattaCATAGGCTGCTAGTTAggcttattaaattttattaattctgcgcggacaaAACcacgggctacagctagtatttaaaataaatgtatattaatttactacatcttaataataagtaatttgttatagtataatatatgtaactagctgtcgcccgcgactccgtccgcgcgcagtaaaaaaaataaaaataaaatagatgttggccgattctctgacctactgaatatgctcacaaaatttcatgacaatcggtcaagtcgtttcggaggagtacggtgacgataactgtgacacgagaattttatatattagatgatataaatgtacaaaatgtataaatatttccaAATCCCtccaatttatttactatgacgtcaaaatttcattaaacatGTACATATGTAGTTTACTTAGATATATAGAGAATAGTTTGTATcgcttatattaaatttttcagcGTATGCGTGGCAAGGGTCTCGATGCGTATGGGACTAGAGGATACGTGTATTATTCGGCCCCGGTCTGATAAATTGCGCggaatttgatttaaaaggGTCTAGCCGACGTAGTGACACGAACCATTCACACATGTCGAGTTgcgtataaaaacaataacggTTCAAAGGATATGttagtaaaaaacaaattcataaataaatatctcgTATTTCCTAATATTAACGCAAGtctatcaaatttcatcaagatccgttgatccgttctgaagatacctctTTACaaagtaagataaaataacatgATGGCCGCCGTATATCGTTAGTGACGTCAGTTTTCTCACTTTTTGCTCTTGTTCTATATTCTTGTACACACATTACATAATACAGTACTTAGTATGTAATGACAATCTTGTATACAGCAGTGGACCGGAACACATCCTCGCAATTCATGAAAGATGTTTGTACAACAAAATAAGCAGTCATTATTTGTATAGAATTGGAAGTGCGCTCAATAAAGATGCGATCGCGTCCGCACCGTCAGCAGAGACGGTCTCCGTGTCCGTGCTCTGGATGCCACCGTTTGTGCGGACCGTACCAACACCGGAAATTAAGGGAAATTAGACGCCAACGCTATAAAGAAACTGTCTCAATACAAATACTAaatatctaattatttttaatgaaaacttataatgaaaatattcaatttctgATTCTACTTCATGTAATGTTTTCTCTTTAGATATTATGACGTCTATTATATCTAGTATAGGTGGGCtactgtatttattactagctgtcgcccgcgactccctccgcgcggaatttaaaaaaacctagtagcctatatgttcctccagactatgttctacacatgtgcaaatttcatcaagatccgttgagctgttctggagataccttcaaacaaacatccatccatccatctaaactttcgcatttatttattatactagtAAGATGTAAGATCAATTTTAATACCTACTCAGTTATGAGGTAGCCTAAATCCATTTGGCGATTGTGGcctaaatataaactaaaaccAGCAACCAACTATAAGCTAAGGCCAGTCTTTCTGTTTGTTAATCCAGCCTCGTAAGTTAATTCACGTGccacttaaattaaattgcgacattaaaatattataattttgcgTAAACATAGACTTTCGTGAAGCCAAATCGATATTTACGACTCCCACGGGACGAATCGATCAGTCCTTATTCATCGCCCGAACTTTTCAAACACCATTTTATAAACCTCCCAAGCGAAAATGCAACTGTCATTATAAGTTGGAGAGTTAGCCGCGTCGATGCTAAGAAATACTTTAAACTAACTCGATTCAGATTGAATCTAGACTCGATACCTGTCTGTTTCAAAATAGAATTGTTGGTGCATTAAACtcaaaagtttaaagttttaaccGTCTATATTTGTAGCACTATACTGAAGAAAATCTAGAGCGCGGAAGTCAGTTCACGGATGTTCAAGTTTAACAGCATCGTTTCTTTCATGTTTCTGATTTTGTgatatgcatttttatttcgtaggagtcaaaaacaacaaaaggGCTATCTCTGCTCGATAAAAATATTCGAAATTACTGAGATCCTCCGTACTAATACTAGGAATGTACATACAAAATCATATTTGtcatgtttaatgttttaagtGACACTCAAACACAAAATACGAACTGCTGCAGCTCATCGtgcaaagaaatattaaaggaAACCAAAGCGTAGGTCGAAGACGAACATCCTGGCTTAAGAACCTACGCCAGTGGTTTGGAAAGAGTACCCGTTCGCTTTTCAAAGCCATGGTTTCAAGGGTGTAAGTTGCCTTAATGATCATCGACCTTCGGAAGAGGATGGCACTTAAGAAGAAAGGTCATTCGACGTCTTTGTAACAATAACATAGGAACCacattttttcattatgtaattaatgGAAACAAgaactaaatataaacaaaaaaaaagttaagttaattttttacatgtttcTTTTTGAACTTGTAGAGTAGATTCGTTAGTTTCTAAACGAAATATCAAATGGCGTAATCCCTTGACAGCTCAAGTGCCAACCAACTTGCAATCTGTCAAAAAATGTCAGCCAACAAGGAAAGTAGCCTCGTTCAGGGctacattgaattaaataaattttgtcaaaGTGGTGATTATGAAAGAGCATTGAAATCTGCAGGGAAAAGtaagaaaatacatttatcaTGTTTTATTCTACAAATTTTAAGAGTCTTATTCATAAATGGTTTGCCTACATCTGCTCTCTTCATAGTCTTTAACATTGAAATTTAAGTcaaaattgaagaaaataagACATTTGTTGTCAAGCGTAACCATGAATATAGTTACTTCAATATGTAATCCTTGTTTATTACACAACACAAAATATAACCAATGTTTTCCAGTCTTACAGATAGCTCCAACAGAGCAAAAGGCGTTCCACTGCAAGATCATCTGCTTCATTCAACTCCATAACTTTAAAGAGGCACTGGCAGTGCTAAGTAACCCTAAGAATGCTGCCCTCGCTGCGGACTTGCACTTTGAGAAGGCATACGCTCAGTACAGACTCAACTGTCCCAAGGATGCATTGCAGACTGTGGACAACGCTCCCGAGCTAACACTCGCCTTGAAAGAACTAAGGTATGAGAGACTAGAATATCTCTGTTGCATTAATACTCAAAAATGAATTGTTTGAagtttcaaaaaattattaattaaagaaaatgattttaattattttagggCTCAAATATTGTACCGTTTGGAACAGTACCAAGACTGCTACAACCTTTACCGTGATATTGTAAAGAACACCACCGATGATTATGAAGATGAAAGGAAAGCGAACATGTCTGCAGTTGTTGCTAACCTAGCAGCATTAAACCCAGtcagtataatattttacagcaCTTAACAGATACTTCTTCTTCATGCTCTTCATTACTGAAGGTCATGCTCATCTTTAAGTGCCTTCACTGATGTGTCAATGAACTTCTTTAATGCAAAACagcttaatatataaaatgatactATAATTTTCACATACCGAAATTTACTTGTAGGATTAGCTAGTGAACTGAATGTTTctaacttatttagttttaagatAGGACaagtaaattattcaaactttcgtgagacattatcactaacttatatagaaacggctaaaacactcacgtctatatatccggtgtcgtcagtgagcgacgggccgcgtccgcgaaataataccagtcccactcacccagatgaagggcccccgaagggctcgaaactagtcggtgacgacaccggatatatagacgtgagtgttttagccgtttctatataagttaggaCAAGTAACGTTTTCAAAATACAAAGTATGACATATTCACAacctatattttgtatatattttaatggatTAAACAAAGTTACCACTTTCAGTTTTATGATTACTTTATCATACCTTTAAATGCTCTATAGAACAAGTAGCCTTTGATTTGAATTAGattattagaaattacaaaaaatcatttttatcgtAGAATGCAGACTTGCCACAATTTGAAGAGACCACATATGAGCTGCTTTATAATGCAGGCAGTACTCTTGCAATGCGTGGGAAGTACACTGAGGCGCTACCAGTGTTAAAGCGCGCAGAGCAGACATGTGTGGAGAGTGTGGTGGAGGATGGTGGCACTGAGGAGGAAGCGAAAGAAGAAGCCGCTATCATCAGGTAAGAATTACCTGGTTGAAAGGAGTACTACCCTAATTGTTGACTTCTGCGATTTGCACATTACAGTATAGATATGATATGGAAGGTAGGGGattctaataaaatctaaaaaaatgtcttaaattGAACATTAAACCCTTTTGCTTGTCATATCTAttgatgtaaaatgtaaatgtctTTCACAgtttattaaaggtaggcaatgcatctacaatttcagatgtctatgggcagcggtcattTGCTATTTCgcaaaatttaagaaaagtaaattttgtGGACTGATAATAGGACCCATCTTTTGATACTACTGTTCATTTGCATGTCAGAGTGCAGCAGGCGTACTGCCTGCAGGGCGCGGGGCGAGAGAAGGAGGCAGCAGCTCTGTACCAGGGCGTGCTGAAGGACAAGCCTGCCGACCAGGCACTGGTGGCCGTCGCCAGCAACAACCTTGTCGTCATCAACAGGTATGTTCTCTTTAGAGACATTAAGAAGTGTTTTTGACAATTTTCAAGTGAACCTATATAACTACCAAAAAACATATCTGCAACGCcggtaatataaattatgcaaACCCGTTCCTATTATATATCAGTATTCcggtaatataatttatattaccgGGAGCATACTGATGGTGACTGCTGTCTAACAGGGATAGCAACGTGTTTGACTCCCGCAAACGTATGAAGGCTGCAACAGCGGACGGCTTGGAGCACAAACTGACCTCGCGACAGCGCGCAGTCATCGTCTACAACCAGGCCATACTCGCAATATACTCCAATCAGGTAACAATCAACTACAACTATTTAGTTTTTGCAAACATTTTGGAATTCTacaatttttgtgtaaaactAAACACATAGTACTATTAGATAGGTATCATATGACACTTGCACTTGTTATTTGCAGCCGGAGTTCTGCAAACAGTGCTGCGTGAAACTGTCGCGCGAGCTGGGGCAGGAGAGCCGCGCGGCGCTAGTGGAGGCGGCCTCGCTGGCGCGCGACGGCAAGCGCGACGCCGCACTCGCACTGCTCGCCAAGCACCCCGGCACGCACACGCTCGCCGCCGCGCAGATACTGCTCGCTCAGGTAATGCGGAGGTGGAGGTGGAGGTGGAGGCGGCCTCGCTGGCGCGCGACGGCAAGCGCGACGCCGCACTCGCACTGCTCGCCAAGCACCCCGGCACGCACACGCTCGCCGCCGCGCAGATACTGCTCGCTCAGGTAATGCGGAGGTGGAGGTGGAGGCGGCCTCGCTGGCGCGCGACGGCAAGCGCGACGCCGCACTCGCACTGCTCGCCAAGCACCCCGGCACGCACACGCTCGCCGCCGCGCAGATACTGCTCGCTCAGGTAATGCGGAGGTGGAGGTGGAGGCGGCCTCGCTGGCGCGCGACGGCAAGCGCGACGCCGCACTCGCACTGCTCGCCAAGCACCCCGGCACGCACACGCTCGCCGCCGCGCAGATACTGCTCGCTCAGGTAATGCGGAGGTGGAGGTGGAGGTGGAGGCGGCCTCGCTGGCGCGCGACGGCAAGCGCGACGCCGCACTCGCACTGCTCGCCAAGCACCCCGGCACGCACACGCTCGCCGCCGCGCAGATACTGCTCGCTCAGGTAATGCGGAGGTGGAGGTGGAGGCGGCCTCGCTGGCGCGCGACGGCAAGCGCGACGCCGCACTCGCACTGCTCGCCAAGCACCCCGGCACGCACACGCTCGCCGCCGCGCAGATACTGCTCGCTCAGGTAATGCGGAGGTGGAGGTGGAGGCGGCCTCGCTGGCGCGCGACGGCAAGCGCGACGCCGCACTCGCACTGCTCGCCAAGCACCCCGGCACGCACACGCTCGCCGCCGCGCAGATACTGCTCGCTCAGGTAAGGCGGAGGTGGAGGTGGAGGCGGCCTCGCTGGCGCGCGACGGCAAGCGCGACGCCGCACTCGCACTGCTCGCCAAGCACCCCGGCACGCACACGCTCGCCGCCGCGCAGATACTGCTCGCTCAGGTAATGCGGAGGTGGAGGTGGAGGTGGAGGCGGCCTCGCTGGCGCGCGACGGCAAGCGCGACGCCGCACTCGCACTGCTCGCCAAGCACCCCGGCACGCACACGCTCGCCGCCGCGCAGATACTGCTCGCTCAGGTAATGCGGAGGTGGAGGTGGAGGCGGCCTCGCTGGCGCGCGACGGCAAGCGCGACGCCGCACTCGCACTGCTCGCCAAGCACCCCGGCACGCACACGCTCGCCGCCGCGCAGATACTGCTCGCTCAGGTAATGCGGAGGTGGAGGTGGAGGTGGAGGCGGCCTCGCTGGCGCGCGACGGCAAGCGCGACGCCGCACTCGCACTGCTCGCCAAGCACCCCGGCACGCACACGCTCGCCGCCGCGCAGATACTGCTCGCTCAGGTAATGCGGAGGTGGAGGTGGAGGTGGAGGCGGCCTCGCTGGCGCGCGACGGCAAGCGCGACGCCGCACTCGCACTGCTCGCCAAGCACCCCGGCACGCACACGCTCGCCGCCGCGCAGATACTGCTCGCTCAGGTAATGCGGAGGTGGAGGTGGAGGCGGCCTCGCTGGCGCGCGACGGCAAGCGCGACGCCGCACTCGCACTGCTCGCCAAGCACCCCGGCACGCACACGCTCGCCGCCGCGCAGATACTGCTCGCTCAGGTAATGCGGAGGTGGAGGTGCAGGCGGCCTCGCTGGCGCGCGACGGCAAGCGCGACGCCGCACTCGCACTGCTCGCCAAGCACCCCGGCACGCACACGCTCGCCGCCGCGCAGATACTGCTCGCTCAGGTAATGCGGAGGTGGAGGTGGAGGTGGAGGCGGCCTCGCTGGCGCGCGACGGCAAGCGCGACGCCGCACTCGCACTGCTCGCCAAGCACCCCGGCACGCACACGCTCGCCGCCGCGCAGATACTGCTCGCTCAGGTAATGCGGAGGTGGAGGCGGCCTCGCTGGCGCGCGACGGCAAGCGCGACGCCGCACTCGCACTGCTCGCCAAGCACCCCGGCACGCACACGCTCGCCGCCGCGCAGATACTGCTCGCTCAGGTAATGCGGAGGTGGAGGTGGAGGCGGCCTCGCTGGCGCGCGACGGCAAGCGCGACGCCGCACTCGCACTGCTCGCCAAGCACCCCGGCACGCACACGCTCGCCGCCGCGCAGATACTGCTCGCTCAGGTAATGCGGAGGTGGAGGTTGTCTCGCACTGCTCGTAGGTGGTAGAGTAGAAGGAGGTGGTAGGAGGTTGTGAGGTGCGGTAACGTACCTAGATAGATAGGAGGAGGTTTACcgaaattactaaaatattggttttatttaattgagatACGTAACGCACGTACATGACTTGCAGGGCGACAGGAAGGCAGCGATCAAGTTGCTGGAGGAGAGCGAGTTCAAGTACCGCCCCGGAGTGGTGGGCGCGCTCGCCACACTGTACTGCGCCGACGGCGACTACGAGCGCGCCTCGCAGATGTTCTTAGATGTGTACCAGCATTACAAGAACGACACGGTATGATGTCGCTTCTGGAATGTTCTTCAGtcttattaaagtttataatgaaattttacaaagaagttttctaaaattatttgatgcgTCAGGGTTCCCCGGCGCTGCGCGGCGTGTGGCGCGCGGCGGGCGAGGTGCACCAGCGTGCGGGGCGCGTGTCGGCCGCGGCGCAGGCGCACGAGGCGCTGGCGAGCGCGCAGCCGCACGACCGCCGCAGTCGCGCGCGGCTCGTCAAGCTGCTCGCACCCTCAGACCCGCAGCGCGCACGCGCACTCGCCGCTCAACTGCCGCCCATACAGCTGCAGGTACTATATGTCCCACCAAACCCATACGTAGGTCAAGATGCAAACTTTAAAAGCTcgttaaaattgtgtttttcttACACGTCACATTGTAAGTTTGAATCATACTGTATAATAGTTCTTtgaataatattgataattaatCTTGAGGGTAGTTGAATATTATTTGTGATACAGGGAGCAATCGATATCGAGGCGCTGGAGTCGTCCAAATGGATGATGGGTGCGAAGGTCGTCAAGAAGACGGTGCAGAGTAAGCAGGAACAATCGCCAGGGTAAATTTATGTTCACAGCAACTtatcaaaaaacttttactaTTCCAATATTACAAACTTCATATTTTGTTAGAACACCTGGTTCCGAGTTGGGAGTGACAAAGAAACAGAAGAGGAAACGCAAGACCAAATTGCCGCCCAACGCTGACCTCTCCAAGCCCCCGGACCCAGAGAGGTGAGATTCAAGTCAAAAAAAgatctaataatattaactagtAACTACTAAAACAAGAACTGACTAGTTAGATAAGGCTTTGAGCTAAACTAAGTCAATCTTCACTATCAGAAAAAcac of Papilio machaon chromosome 6, ilPapMach1.1, whole genome shotgun sequence contains these proteins:
- the LOC106709849 gene encoding signal recognition particle subunit SRP72, with amino-acid sequence MSANKESSLVQGYIELNKFCQSGDYERALKSAGKILQIAPTEQKAFHCKIICFIQLHNFKEALAVLSNPKNAALAADLHFEKAYAQYRLNCPKDALQTVDNAPELTLALKELRAQILYRLEQYQDCYNLYRDIVKNTTDDYEDERKANMSAVVANLAALNPNADLPQFEETTYELLYNAGSTLAMRGKYTEALPVLKRAEQTCVESVVEDGGTEEEAKEEAAIIRVQQAYCLQGAGREKEAAALYQGVLKDKPADQALVAVASNNLVVINRDSNVFDSRKRMKAATADGLEHKLTSRQRAVIVYNQAILAIYSNQPEFCKQCCVKLSRELGQESRAALVEAASLARDGKRDAALALLAKHPGTHTLAAAQILLAQGDRKAAIKLLEESEFKYRPGVVGALATLYCADGDYERASQMFLDVYQHYKNDTGSPALRGVWRAAGEVHQRAGRVSAAAQAHEALASAQPHDRRSRARLVKLLAPSDPQRARALAAQLPPIQLQGAIDIEALESSKWMMGAKVVKKTVQSKQEQSPGTPGSELGVTKKQKRKRKTKLPPNADLSKPPDPERWLPKYERTAYRKRRGVRRDVIKGSQGMTTAAVDQYDMSKQPVSASPAGAGVGVGVGAAAKSPRPDKPAESAWQRKQQQKKKGKGRKW